A single Garra rufa chromosome 9, GarRuf1.0, whole genome shotgun sequence DNA region contains:
- the LOC141342067 gene encoding adenosine receptor A2b-like, with translation MYSMWVYSLIQCVIAVLAIGVSVRLCLAAGCAAAGPGARNWSTSACLKLCLGLVGSVGSIVETPVSVLLNLRSSQCQYTCIAMVSCPLLLRQFTVCLLLLLTLNTHLRCRLGNRYEGLVTRRRVLCSVLLCWVISVIIAFGQFIVSNSSDTWGAAEDGDTAGLGMDEWPEANYTTPALPLNRPYPQDRSVIGKFLPYGGFLSKFLVEDNENFTYAEIHASHWGVCATDTMLSPVFLVYVYAVSVFVIPLLVLSGVYVDLMCFTPQQLPASFTFSQKRSSVRSRTLALSISLLVMFCLPLHITHALLLFAPSAARPSWTSLAASVLFQMYSLVPPLLFTSTSQQVGFECSLLSAPNLTSRVISSRVKSVGSAFRSVEDFSHPGPTMKAKVSAEM, from the exons ATGTATTCCATGTGGGTATATTCCCTGATTCAGTGTGTAATCGCAGTGCTGGCGATCGGAGTGAGTGTGCGGTTGTGCTTGGCTGCTGGTTGTGCTGCAGCTGGGCCAGGAGCTAGAAACTGGAGCACATCTGCATGCCTGAAGCTCTGCCTCGGCTTGGTGGGCTCAGTGGGCAGCATTGTGGAAACTCCTGTGTCTGTGCTCTTGAACCTGAGGAGCTCCCAATGCCAGTACACCTGTATCGCTATGGTCTCCTGCCCCCTCCTGCTCAGGCAGTTCACCGTGTGCCTTTTGCTCCTACTCACCCTCAATACACACCTGCGGTGCCGCCTGGGGAACAG ATATGAAGGCTTAGTAACTCGTAGGCGGGTTTTGTGCTCGGTGCTGCTCTGCTGGGTCATTTCGGTGATCATCGCCTTCGGCCAGTTCATCGTTTCTAACTCTTCTGATACCTGGGGAGCTGCTGAGGACGGCGATACGGCTGGACTGGGGATGGATGAATGGCCCGAAGCCAATTATACCACCCCTGCCCTTCCTCTCAATCGTCCCTACCCACAGGATCGCTCTGTAATCGGGAAGTTCTTGCCTTACGGAGGTTTTCTTTCCAAGTTCCTGGTGGAGGACAATGAGAACTTTACATATGCGGAGATCCACGCCAGCCACTGGGGCGTTTGTGCCACCGACACCATGCTCAGTCCGGTCTTCCTGGTTTACGTTTACGCAGTCTCTGTGTTTGTTATCCCTTTGTTGGTTCTGTCAGGCGTGTATGTGGACTTAATGTGTTTCACACCACAGCAGCTTCCTGCAAGCTTCACGTTTTCACAGAAACGAAGCTCAGTGCGCTCTCGCACATTAGCTCTCTCGATTTCTCTGCTGGTGATGTTTTGCCTGCCCCTGCACATCACCCACGCTTTGTTACTTTTCGCCCCGAGCGCTGCTAGACCCAGCTGGACCTCTCTGGCGGCCTCTGTTCTCTTTCAGATGTATAGCCTAGTGCCCCCACTTCTCTTCACCAGCACCTCTCAGCAGGTAGGCTTCGAGTGCTCCTTGTTATCTGCGCCCAACCTGACCTCAAGGGTTATCTCCTCTCGAGTCAAATCGGTGGGGAGTGCTTTCCGTTCAGTGGAAGATTTCAGTCACCCTGGACCGACAATGAAAGCCAAAGTGTCTGCAGAGATGTGA